In Nicotiana tabacum cultivar K326 chromosome 2, ASM71507v2, whole genome shotgun sequence, the following proteins share a genomic window:
- the LOC107759833 gene encoding uncharacterized protein LOC107759833, with amino-acid sequence MDTYVSANGKEGNNLSRHSIVKKLKGCYQSPVVEIVRALPQLPTKPSNALGPVTPDSIREGGDHVDVCWSPVSSLPRTLCFNSQQYGNLVYSNEGSPRTPKGLVCNPFAPGPDELLLAPQCKKYFTDSRTKVMRQLNFEELLNFDGNVDHTDNMGSVSEDEMLFESLYNSLLEVITSEQTEGLHAKASTPLSDSDGYKTPSCAPRLSRVADTCPDAPRRPANRFKNIDKGLCKKLTF; translated from the coding sequence ATGGACACCTATGTCAGTGCCAATGGAAAAGAGGGGAATAATTTGTCTCGGCATTCCATTGTTAAGAAATTGAAGGGCTGTTATCAGTCTCCAGTAGTGGAAATTGTTAGAGCATTGCCTCAATTGCCAACAAAACCATCTAATGCTCTCGGTCCAGTCACTCCTGATTCCATCCGAGAAGGTGGTGACCACGTAGATGTGTGCTGGTCACCAGTGTCTTCTCTTCCGAGGACTCTTTGCTTCAATTCTCAACAATATGGCAACCTGGTTTATTCAAATGAAGGAAGTCCACGAACTCCAAAGGGGTTGGTCTGTAATCCATTTGCTCCTGGACCAGATGAACTCTTGCTTGCCCCGCAGTGCAAGAAATATTTTACAGATTCACGAACCAAAGTGATGCGTCAGCTTAACTTTGAGGAGTTGCTGAATTTCGATGGAAATGTTGATCATACAGACAATATGGGATCTGTCTCAGAGGATGAGATGCTATTTGAATCGTTGTACAATTCTCTTCTAGAAGTTATTACCTCAGAACAAACAGAGGGTCTTCATGCTAAAGCCTCAACTCCACTTTCAGATTCTGATGGATACAAGACACCTAGCTGTGCACCTCGTCTTAGTAGAGTTGCTGATACTTGCCCCGATGCTCCTAGGAGGCCTGCAAATCGATTTAAAAATATTGACAAGGGATTATGCAAAAAGCTTACATTTTGA